Proteins found in one Toxotes jaculatrix isolate fToxJac2 chromosome 18, fToxJac2.pri, whole genome shotgun sequence genomic segment:
- the si:ch211-51c14.1 gene encoding protein kinase C and casein kinase substrate in neurons protein 3 — MSTLPSENSPEDANNRSFWMPGNYQRTVKRTEDAFQACNDIVACFQERARVERQYAQQLSEWSNKWKPVVDSSPLYGSLLKAWQCFLSSADRLASLHASICRSLVSEDGDRVRTWQKDTFHKKLFGGFKESQDIETGFARAQKPWAKRLKKLDKTRRAYHKVSRKEQAARDREAHAQGNPDVAIDKQKKIQEERELAQQEAEKVRARYEKVLEEVNRYAPRYMEEMESTFDQSQDEERKRIVFLKQAFLSIHKHLDITNDESVRAVYNELHNTLMAIDEQEDLRWWKNTHGPGMPTDWPHFQEWTPEKKDKKGKKEVEKKGTIERSVMIGGVRVRALYDYVGQETDELSFKAGEEFLKTEDEDDQGWCRGMKDGGWEGLYPANYVEVV, encoded by the exons ATGTCGACCCTGCCATCGGAAAACAGCCCTGAAGATGCAAACAATCGCAGCTTCTGGATG CCTGGGAACTATCAGCGCACTGTGAAGCGAACAGAAGATGCCTTCCAGGCCTGTAATGACATAGTGGCCTGTTTCCAAGAGAGAGCTCGGGTGGAGAGGCAGTACGCCCAGCAGCTCAGTGAATGGAGCAACAAGTGGAAGCCAGTAGTGGACTCCA gtccTCTGTATGGATCTCTTCTGAAGGCTTGGCAGTGCTTTTTGTCCTCTGCAGACCGGCTAGCCTCCTTACACGCCTCCATCTGTCGCTCCCTGGTGTCGGAGGATGGAGACCGGGTCAGGACCTGGCAGAAGGACACCTTCCACAAGAAGTTGTTTGGAGGCTTCAAGGAGTCCCAGGACATCGAGACGGGCTTCGCACGTGCCCAGAAGCCGTGGGCCAAGCGACTTAAAAAg CTGGATAAAACCAGGAGGGCATATCATAAGGTGAGCCGTAAGGAGCAGGCAGCCAGGGACAGAGAGGCACACGCTCAGGGAAATCCAGATGTTGCCATCGACAAACAAAAGAAGatccaggaggagagagagctggCTCAGCAGGAGGCCGAGAAG GTTCGTGCCCGCTACGAGAAAGTCCTGGAGGAGGTGAACCGCTACGCTCCTCGCTACATGGAGGAGATGGAGTCCACCTTTGACCAATCGCAGGacgaagagaggaagaggattgTCTTCCTCAAACAGGCCTTCCTGTCCATCCACAAACATCTGGACATTACCAACGATGAGAG TGTGAGAGCTGTGTACAATGAGCTCCACAACACACTGATGGCCATCGATGAGCAAGAAGACCTTCGCTGGTGGAAGAACACCCACGGGCCTGGCATGCCCACCGACTGGCCTCACTTccag GAATGGACGcctgaaaagaaagacaaaaaagggaagaaggaggtggagaagaaagGAACAATAGAGAGGAG TGTGATGATTGGAGGAGTGAGAGTAAGAGCTCTGTATGATTATGTTGGCCAGGAGACAGATGAGCTGTCCTTTAAAGCAG GTGAGGAGTTTTTGAAGactgaggatgaggatgatcaGGGCTGGTGTCGGGGGATGAAGGACGGAGGGTGGGAGGGGCTTTACCCAGCCAACTACGTGGAGGTAGTGTAG